The genomic DNA GCACTGCTAAGGCGCCAGAATTGGCTATAGATGACCCACTTTGGCTATCTGGCCAGGGGCACAGCTTCTGCACTGCCTGCCTGCTTCCCACATCGCATTACCTTTTTTCTTGGGTGAGTAATGTAAGGGGCAGGAGTTTCCGTGGAGAGATTCTCACCGTCCCTGATAGCGGAACAGGACCAATGTATCACCCTGGTCTCATGACCGGCTCTTGGGGGGTGCGAGAGGGGACGCTGGTTCAATAACCAGCTCGGATCAGGGACGTGGGAGGGGCGTGAGGGGTCTGTGCCGCGCGAGGATGGAGGGCCTCGAGGCCCCAAGGGCAAGTGTGCGTGGAGACTACACGAAAATCTCGGCCTGGCTTTGGGAATAGGATGGAGGGGCTTCCACTGGGACCGCCCCTCCCCCTAGATTTCACCGAGAAGCCCATCCTCCAAATGCAAGGCCACCCAGCTGGATAGGGAAAGGCTCACGGACGCGAAGAGAAATGAGGCCGGCAGGGCGCAGGGCACTAGCCCTGGGGACCGCGGGAGGGCAGAGTCTGCGGCGGAGGGGCCCAGCTGGGGTCTGGCCCAGCCCCGGCGCCCTTACCCACGGTGGACTTGCAGGCTTCGCAGAAGGTGTCGTCGGTGAAGCGCTCCATCAGGCTGGTCTTGCCCACGCCACGGGAGCCGATGATGATGACCTGCAGCTTGAAGTCGGCCGGCCTGGGGGGCTGCTTCCTCCGGCGAGCCTGGCCTCCCGACAGCGCCGGGGAGCCCGCGCCcaggccgccgccgcccccggcccgcctCTGCAGCGCGGCGGCCGGATCCATGCACGCATACGGCTCCCGCTcggcccgccgcccgccgccgcccgctcCCGGGCCGCGCGCCCCGGGCCCCGGCGCCCCCTCGGCCTCCGCCGCGCGCCGGGGGTCGGCCCCGGGCTCGACGTCCGCCCGCTCTAGCGGCCCCGGCAGCCCGCGGATTCCGCGCTGCAGCTGTGCCTCCGGCCGGTCCCCTGCGCCCGCGTCCaagccgccgccgctgccgccgccgctgccgccgccgggagaggaggaagggaagcagCTACTccgcagcagcggcagcagcatcCCGGACGAGGAGGGGCAGGAAGCGCAGGCGCGGGGCGTGGCGGGGCGGGGCGTGGGGCCTGCGAGGGGCGGGCGGTCCGGCGCTCGCTCGCCTCCTGTCGGCGGGAGGACCGCGCGCCCTGCGAGCCGGGTCTGCCGTTGCCGGTTTCTCCTTGTATGCACCTGTCTTTGCTGTCTTGTATCCCCGCTGTTCTGTTTTCACTgctctccccccctttttttttctgtcgactctgttttcttctcttacttcttcgtcctcccttctttccctttatcacccgtcctttttcttctttcactaaATCCAGTCCCCAAACACCATGGCTGTTTATTAGCCATCTCTCCCCCAAACCTGTTACATTCTCAGTGTAACGTCTCCCAAATTACTGCTGCAAACTCAAATGTTGCCGGGACTCTCGCAAGTCCCCCGAGTCAGGCCTTGTCCGTCACACCTTGCCACCTGGAGGCTCCTGGGCCTGGGCCCAATCACAAGCCAACCCCCCTGTCTCCCCATGGTAGGTAAACTTCTTCGTCTTTCCTTGTCATGTCTGTCTTTCATAGGAAGAAATGTCGTgtcttttccacagaagacacaCGAAATCAGGTATTTTTGGCCCAGCTTTGCTGCCTCACTCAAAGTCCGGaagtttttattccatttaacttttgatataaataaatggcatgCTTCTTTGGGGGAGAGGGTGAGACCTCAAACAGTAGTCAGAAACTCCAAGATTGACACTACAAAACTTCAGGAATTATGGACTCAGGCAGGGTGTTTTGCCATTTCTATTTGAAAGGATTTAAGGATCCAGAAAATCGCTGCGAGGGATCCCTTGCCAGGGATTTGTTTAGTAAATTCCTTAGCGTGAACTTGAGCGCCTCAGAACACAGGGTTCTAAATATGATAGGACCTGGCACATTTGCTGAGAATGATCAGGTAACCCACCGAATTTCAGCTTTATTTAGAACTGGGTCTGGTAATGCGTAGTACGTGTGGATGTTACCCCACAAACCTGATTTGTAAAAATCTTACATTGCCCACAAATTAATTGGAAGTTTACATTTATATAAGAGTCCTTAGCTTTCCAAAAGCAatcactattttttctttctttctttttttttttactagttctTAGGACACTTAAAATATGATTGTatctctataattttattttttattctttaaaaacgttatttattaaaaaaaatttttttttcaacatttacttacttttgagagatggagagagacagagcatgagcgggggggagggtcagagagagggagacagaatctgaagcaggctccaggctctgagctgtcagcccagagcctgacgtggggctcgaacccacaaactgtgagatcacgacctgagctgaagtcagacacttaactgactgagctacccaagcacccctattttctatttacttttgagagagagagagagagagagagtcgggagggacagagaggggggggggtggatctgaagcagactcagTGTTGACAGCAACCAGCCCAAcgtgggctccaactcatgaacctgagatcataacctgagccgaaactggatgcttaaccaactgagccacccaaggaccccACATCTCTATAATTCTAAACACAGCTCCATCATTCACAGTCAAGTGACCACTTTGAACTGTGGACTTCTCTCCTCTGTTTTAGGAATGAGAGtagtgacacccccccccccgccctttacCATTTAGCAGTGTTGAGAAGCAAGTGCATCCCTCTTGGCAAATGCATGGTGTCGTCAGTCTTGACATCCATACCATACGTTGGTGGGAGTCCATCCTGTTCTTTAGTATGTCCTGACAGGCATGTTGTTGGTCACTGATTCCGATGCACAGCTGGCATCTTTGTAGTGATCTGTGGGCTCAAGAGCTAGCTGGGGACTTTGTGCTCTATGCGATTATTCATAGTTAATATACTGTGGCAAGGGAATTTTGAGCTGTTGGGGAAATGGTGTCATTTAACTAAATTGTGGTAACTGGAATTTCTGCTTATCAGAGGCTGCAAAGAGAGTACTGTCTATACCAGAAAGCATTCATTATAAAGAGGGTGGGAATCAGATTGCGTTATTCTTCCCTGCTAGCAGAGCTCTGCGATTTGTCCAGACACTCACACTGCTCTGTGAAATCATGGGCTTCAGGTAAAGCTTGCCCAAGCATCAGGAACAGGGGGAGAATGTTGTTTTATCTCAGTCAATCACTCATATTCAACCCTCCTTGCCAGTAAGTGGCTCGGGAAAGGGCATATGACCAAAGGCTGGTCAATGAGAAATTCACAGAAATCTTCGGGAGGAAAGGGCTTCTGGTGAAAGGTTTGTAGCTCTTCAAAAAAAGACCCAAGGAAGGGATCGTTCCTCTTCTGCCTTAGACCCTTTGTGTGAAGGCTATAATCCTTACAGGAGTTTCTGCCGTCTTTCTGTCTTGAAGACAGCTGGCTGACAGGTTGTAGATGGCCGAGTGGAGCGATGTGGTTGGGAAGGCACCGAATTAACCAACCGCGGAGAcaacctgcccccaccccatctaGGAACATTTTACCCCACGATGCAATGAATCCCGTTGTTGTTTAAGACTTTTGAGTTAGGTTTTTTCATATTTGGGAGCTGAAGGAATCTTAACAAATAAAGGAATGCCTGCTTACAAATACGACATTATAGAGGTAAGCTTGAATCAGccctaatctttttaaaagaacgTACTTTATCCATAACAAATTACCTGTAATGTGCCTGGCAACTGCTCATGACATACAAGTATTTCATGTTCCTGCTGTTCAGAATTGGGCTGTGTGAGGGAAGCTATGAAGGGAAGGCAATAGGCAGACTAGCTAGAGAAGATTACCAAATGCAATATATTTCCCCAAATTGGAAGCCAAAGTAACATTCTGTTGGACATGAAGACTGATACAAAAAAAGCATCATCTAAAAACTGAGAGTAGACCCAGGTTTTGTGGGGCTTGACAATTTTAGGGtccctttttaagttttatggatgctggcagaagacaggaGGTTCATGGGTCAAAGTCATGGACACGTAGAGAAGCAAGCAGGTCTCAGTCTTGTTCCTGCCAAGACACAGTTTTTCCCCCTCCATTtctgttgagatataattgatatataacctTGTTTTAGTCCAAGGTGTGAAACATAATCCTTGGCTActtgtatgtattgtgaaatgatcacaacaAATTTACTtgacatctatcacctcacatggttataatattttttcttgtgatagtTTTTTAACTCttctagcaactttcaaatatacaacacattattgttttattttatttttttgatttatatccaaattagttagcatatagtgcaacaatgatttcaggagtagattccttagggccccttacccatttagcccgtcccctccaggaaccctctgtttgttctctgtatttaagagtctcttatgtacaacacagtattgttaactacaatctccatgctgtacattacatcccatgacttacttgttttataattggaactttgtaccctttgacccccttcacctatttcaccttaagccccacctctggcaaccaccaatctgttttttgtgtctttgacttttgtttttttagattccacatataaatgagatcatgcagtatctatctttctctgacttacttcacttagcctgataccctcaaggtccatctttGTTActgcaaatgtcaggatttccttctttttaaaggctgaattatattccattgtgtatgtgcatgtagcacattttcttatccattcatctgtccctAAACACGGGgcttgtttccatgtcttggctattgtaaacaattttgaggaacttccatactgttttccatagtggctgaacccatttatattcccatcaaccGCGGAATGCATTTTATTAGTTTCCCTTATCACTTTATTATTCCCAGCACAGTGGGCAGCATGAATGTCGTATTCACATCAGTTTCTTCTGTCCCCAAGCCCCACAGGTGTTGTGGGGCTGGGTCCAGGTGGATGCTGTGCCGAATCGGGTTTGCACCGCAGCGGGAATCCCAGATGTTAATGGGGCTGCGAGCAAGCCTGCCAGGAGGGAGTCGTGTCGATTACACTGGTCAGCAGACAGGTCCTCCTTCTGTCCTGAAGGGAGCCAGGATCTCATTCTTCCAAGGTCATCTGCTCTACAAACATCCCTGAAAAGATGATCAGGAACAAAAGTCAGTGCCCCTGCTTCCAAGATCTACAGAAGCACAAGAGACCCGTGGAAAATAACCTTCCAACAAAAATTAggtaaaaagtaaacatttttttctggatgataaaataaatgataattcaCAAATTTAAAAGAGCTGACAAATGCTCTgaacaaaatttcaaaacttggtattttcattcattaattgCCTGAATCacgtctgtaattttttttacatttattgactGCATACATCTGATTATATTATAATACTTTTGTAATATCGCTTACAGAGAGAATTGAAAGGCAGTCTTTCCTCTGGCATGGTTGattggaatttttaaagttttgttattgGTAGCTGGAATGCGTAAAAAACATGTGACTTAGTATCCAGAAATATTCTCTTTGTGGTTCTGCTATAGGCTTATGTCCTGCAAACACAGGAATCCTAATCGACACCagtttcattaaaaaaggaaacaaaatgtatcATGTGTTTACTGTCTACACTTCACTATTAAGTGCATCCCTTACTGGAGAGGATTCCACGTTGCTTGGGCACTGAGGAGGACTGAATTTTCTCCTTATGGTACTGCACCTGTCACTTCCCCTCCATTGTCTTATATatcgtttttttttaaatgtttttatttatttttgagagagcatgagcaagggaggggcagagacacaggagagagggcacagaggatctgaagctctgtgctgtcagctcagaacccagtgtgaggcttgaactcacaaacgcatgaggtcatgacatgactgaagtggctgagctacccaggcacccctgtccacATATTTTTGGTGCCAGCTTGTAGGACATGTTCTCATTGCAATATGACTGACACATGGGGAAGTGTGATGGAAGCAGAGAAGGCATAGGAAGAGCCAACAGCCTTAACCAATTACAGTAAAGTTATTCTCCTCCAAACGTTATAGACGCTTGCTTATGAGAACACAGTGCTGGGATCCTTCCCAGGCCTCTGCAAATGAAGGGTCCTGAAGCTTAAGCTTCATTACTTAACGATAAGTCTGCAGCTGCATAAATCCCAACTCCACACTTATATACTAACCCAAGTCGAAATAATCTTTTCCTTGTCATCACTCAGTTAAGATGAATAAATGTCTCAAATATGAACACGTAAAAtatatttacacttaaaaaagGAACCTGTTTCATATCTGAGGATTCTGTATAAGAGTTTGTTGACAAGAAAGAGGTTGAAATTTACTGAAGGAATAATCAATAGAGCCAAACCCTGGAAGAAATGGGAGACTGAGCCCTGTTCCTTTCCTCAGGAAAGCGGGGTAATGGGTGATGATCAACGCGTTtacaaggaagagagaagaaaagcatcTCAAGGATGCCCAGGACCTCTTAACCATCACTATGGTTAAATCCAAGTCCAGATCAAGACCTTTGGAAGCCATAAGCTCTGGAGAGTATGTCGTCTTCCAGTGCCTTCTCTGTATGTAACGCAAAAGACAAAGCAGAGGAAATTTAATACAAATTTAAGAAAGGTGTTAGGGGTTGAAATGTGTGTTCCAAAAAgttatgttgaaattctaacccctgcacctcagaatgtgacctcatttgaaaatagggtcgttgcagatgtaattagttaaattaagatgaggtcatactggagtcgGGTGGGCTCAGATCCAGCATGACTTCATGTGAAGAAGAGAAGAGGCACAGACACATGAAGGGGAAGGTCGTGTGATGACTGAGGCGGAGATTGATGTGCTAAAGCTGTAagtcaagggaaagaaaagattgcTGGCAGGACACctgctggaagaggcagggaagggttCACCCCTGCAGGTTTCAGAGCCAGCATGGCCCTGCCTGATTTCCCACTTCTGACCACCAGAACTGGAGAgagaatcaatttctgttgttctaaacCGCCCAGCCCAGGGTCCTTTGCTGCAGGTGCCCTAGCAAACtatagttgatccttgaacagtGTGGGGGTTAGAGGTGCTGATGCTCCCCCCTtcccacacagttgaaaatctgtgtatgaCTTTTGCCCCCCGCCAAATCTTAGCTACAAATAGcccactgttgactggaagccttactgataacatgaaCAGCCAACTAACACATATCTTGCATGTTATATGTATCTACGggattcttacaataaaataggctggagaaaagaaaacgttaaaagaaaatcacaaggaagagaaaatatatttatagtactgtactgtctttATTGGAAAATAACCCatgttatacatgtatatatatatgtatacgtatatgtatatatacatatatatacatgcacacacacacctgctcagttcaaacctatgttgttcaagggtcagctgtgaTGTGAAGGACCAAGGGATTCTGATTTTTTGTCATGATTAAttatttcaatgctttttttgtttctttcagaagATATGAAATTCTTCCCTAAAACTCTGCTCCTTGTCCATCTTTTTGGGTGCCTCTGATTTCCTGATGCTCTAGGTACAACCTTGGTATGCCCTTGTATTTGTCAGAACTGAAGTTCTTTTCTCT from Prionailurus viverrinus isolate Anna chromosome D3, UM_Priviv_1.0, whole genome shotgun sequence includes the following:
- the RAB12 gene encoding ras-related protein Rab-12; the encoded protein is MLLPLLRSSCFPSSSPGGGSGGGSGGGLDAGAGDRPEAQLQRGIRGLPGPLERADVEPGADPRRAAEAEGAPGPGARGPGAGGGGRRAEREPYACMDPAAALQRRAGGGGGLGAGSPALSGGQARRRKQPPRPADFKLQVIIIGSRGVGKTSLMERFTDDTFCEACKSTVGVDFKIKTVELRGKKIRLQIWDTAGQERFNSITSAYYRSAKGIILVYDITKKETFDDLPKWMKMIDKYASEDAELLLVGNKLDCETDREITRQQGEKFAQQITGMRFCEASAKDNFNVDEIFLKLVDDILKKMPLDILRNELSNSILSLQPEPEIPPELPPPRPHVRCC